The sequence below is a genomic window from Prochlorococcus marinus CUG1438.
TAGTGGTTACTCTTTATCTGGAGGACAGCAACAAAGACTATGTATAGCAAGAACCATCGCAATTGAACCCGAAATAATTCTGATGGATGAGCCATGCTCAGCTTTAGATCCAATCTCTACTTTAAAAATAGAAGAGACGATGCATGAACTTAAGAAGAATTACACAATAATAATCGTTACCCATAATATGCAACAGGCATTAAGAGTTAGTGATATGACTGCATTTTTTAATGCTATTGAATATGAAGATGGTGATGGAGGAAAGGTTGGTTATCTTGCCGAATTTAATTCGACAAAGAAAATTTTTAACTCTCCAAAGGAAAAAACTACTCAGGAATACATCTCCGGGAAATTTGGTTAATGTTTATTTTTACTTTCAAAAGAAAAATTTTACCTTTAATACTTACTAGGGGTAGACAAACGGTATAAATACCTATATAGTTGTTTTGAATAAATGAATTTGTCGTTGAAAAACTATCCATTTCTACCATTCTTAATTTTTGCAGGAGCTCTATTAACTACTGCGACAATAGGGTTACCTGTTTTTACTTCTTAATTTAAAAAGTTAGTTTAGGTGACCTTATGATTTCATTAATAAAAGATTTAAATAGAAGTGCATATAAAAAAATGATAAGAGAATATTTATTTGACTTTATGAAAAAAAGAGAGAATATGAATTTGTGTGGGAGTGAAATTCTGTATTTAAACCTTTTTTAAAGGTTTTTCATTTCTAATTTATTTATTATGGATAAAACTAAAGAACAATTAGAAAAATTAAGAGAGGTAGCTGAAGCATCTTTAACAAAGACAGATGAGCTTCAAAAAGTTCTTGCTCAGATTGAAGCGTTAATGTCTAGGGAAGAATCACAAACGTTATCAAAGAAGAAATAATAATTAAAAAAATTCTTTTTGTTTTTGTATTTTTAATCACATCTACTTGATTTTATTGTAGTTATCAATAAATTATACAGAACCCGTTCCAAAGCTTTCTGTTAGGTCTCGAGGTCTCACCTTCTTAAAGTAAAAGACCTCTTTAATCTTTTACATTTATTTATTTAGTTAGAAAAGGTACTCTTTAGTTAACAATTTTATAGATTTCTTTCTTGCAAACGTTTACATCAAATAATTCTGTATTAACAATCTCGATCCCTGTTTTTTCTGTTACTTTAACAGTAGCATTGCATTCATCTTGTTTAAGAGCTAGATAACTTGGTTTTTTATTGTTTAAATCTAATTCTATATCCGATTCAGAATCTTCTTTATATTGTTCCATTACCAAGGTAAGTGCCTCTATCTCAACAGAAAAATTCTCATTTGCATTTGTTCCAAATGGAATGATAAGAATTGGAAATAAAATAGTGGATAATAATTTTTTCATTTCCAAAAAAAGCGTCTATTTTTTTTATAGCGTAAATCTCTTGTTTGTGAAGTGGGGGTCCTAAACATATCTTTCAAGAGAATCGTTCTAGAGTGAGTAACAATACCTAAAAGACTAATTGATAGGTTTATTAATTGAGAGTTTTAAGTATAAATTGGCATATATATTTGAAAAATTTGATGTACTTTTTAATCATATTCAATAATCTAAATTTCAAGAATTTCTTTTTCAGATATGATTGCCCATTTCTTAAATGATTTTTTACAAGGGTACCCACCTGTTAAATCTCCAAATGCAGGCATATATAAAGTATTTTTTTTGGTATCCATAGCAAAACATCTAAAAGATAACTTATCTCCATTGTTTTTTAAATAAATTTTAGGATGATAATGTCCACAAATATTTAAAGTTTTATTATTAACTAAATTAATGGGCTCATGGCTTAGAGTAATATTTTTAGTTTTTCTAATATCAAATACTTTTAAATTTTTTATTTTGCATCCCATATCATGGTTTCCTAGAACGAGTTCAATGTTAGTTTTTAGAAGTCCAGGAAGATCTTCAACTTTTTTTTGCAGGTTTTTATCTATTGAATATTTGCTGTGGAATAAATCTCCTAAAATAATTAACTTTTCAGGATTATATTTTTTTACTATTCTTTTAATTCTTGCAAAATTATTTTCATCTGAATTATTTGTCAAAGGAATTCCATTTTGT
It includes:
- the pdeM gene encoding ligase-associated DNA damage response endonuclease PdeM, with protein sequence MEKSSIKFYWEDTLLEMLSSRSLFLPETKELLICDIHLGKAEYFQQNGIPLTNNSDENNFARIKRIVKKYNPEKLIILGDLFHSKYSIDKNLQKKVEDLPGLLKTNIELVLGNHDMGCKIKNLKVFDIRKTKNITLSHEPINLVNNKTLNICGHYHPKIYLKNNGDKLSFRCFAMDTKKNTLYMPAFGDLTGGYPCKKSFKKWAIISEKEILEI